In a single window of the Myxococcales bacterium genome:
- a CDS encoding ATP-binding cassette domain-containing protein codes for MASGKKIIAFEKIQKRFGPKIIYADLTLDIFEGENLVIIGGSGSGKSVMLKLLVGLLKPEAGRIVFDEREITAMDENELIGVRAQIAYVFQQAALFDSMTVHDNIAYPLHAHLKLTDAEIDARVALNLERVGLPGSGNLMPSQLSGGMRKRIGLARAIALEPRVILWDEPTTGLDPSNTRRISELILKMQRELHVTSLVVTHDMTSAMMVADRIAMLHEKRIHQVIAKSEIAREPQGSLIRDFIEGNLDL; via the coding sequence ATGGCCAGCGGGAAGAAAATCATCGCCTTCGAGAAAATTCAGAAGCGTTTCGGTCCGAAGATCATCTACGCCGACCTGACGCTCGACATTTTCGAGGGGGAGAACCTGGTGATCATCGGCGGTTCCGGCTCGGGCAAATCGGTCATGCTGAAATTGCTGGTCGGGCTGCTCAAGCCCGAGGCCGGGCGCATCGTGTTCGACGAGCGCGAAATCACGGCGATGGACGAGAACGAACTGATCGGCGTGCGGGCGCAGATCGCCTACGTGTTCCAGCAGGCGGCGCTGTTCGACTCGATGACGGTGCACGACAACATCGCCTATCCGCTGCACGCCCACCTCAAGCTGACCGACGCCGAGATCGACGCCCGGGTCGCGCTCAACCTCGAACGCGTCGGCCTGCCGGGTTCGGGCAACCTGATGCCCTCGCAGTTGTCCGGCGGCATGCGCAAGCGCATCGGCCTGGCCCGGGCCATCGCGCTGGAGCCGCGGGTCATTTTGTGGGACGAGCCGACGACCGGCCTGGACCCGTCCAACACCCGGCGCATCAGCGAACTGATTCTCAAGATGCAACGCGAATTGCACGTGACGAGCCTGGTCGTCACGCACGATATGACCAGCGCGATGATGGTCGCCGACCGCATCGCCATGCTGCACGAAAAGCGCATTCACCAGGTGATCGCCAAAAGCGAAATCGCCCGGGAGCCGCAAGGCTCGCTGATCCGGGATTTCATCGAGGGCAACCTCGATCTGTAG